A region of Maridesulfovibrio sp. DNA encodes the following proteins:
- a CDS encoding CarD family transcriptional regulator — MFELEQLVVYPSQGVGKVERIESQEIGGATAEFYIVRILSNNVTLMVPVMNAHNVGLRAVCDKEAGLGIFECLKDRSDFTGYTGQNWNRRYREYSEKLKSGDLQDVAYVLKELFLIGRDKELSFGERRLLEQAMGLVSMELSFALDLDQEEIKSEINALFSDVLEKQDDES; from the coding sequence GTGTTTGAGCTAGAACAGCTTGTTGTCTATCCTTCTCAGGGAGTAGGCAAAGTAGAACGTATTGAAAGTCAGGAAATCGGCGGAGCCACCGCTGAATTTTATATTGTCCGCATCTTAAGCAACAATGTCACGCTCATGGTTCCGGTCATGAACGCGCACAATGTCGGCCTCCGTGCCGTTTGCGACAAGGAAGCCGGGCTGGGTATTTTCGAATGCCTCAAAGACAGATCCGACTTTACCGGTTACACCGGGCAGAACTGGAACAGACGTTATCGCGAATACTCCGAAAAACTCAAAAGCGGTGACCTGCAGGACGTGGCATACGTACTTAAGGAACTATTCCTCATCGGACGGGACAAAGAACTTTCTTTTGGCGAACGCAGACTCTTGGAACAAGCCATGGGTCTGGTTTCAATGGAGCTTTCTTTTGCCCTTGATCTGGATCAGGAAGAGATCAAGAGTGAAATAAA